In Deltaproteobacteria bacterium, the DNA window TCAAGCGCGAGGTTCGCTCTCTGGGTGACCTCCAGCGGCTGGTCGCGAACGGCTTGCCCGTGCGCACGCTCGACCGCACCGTAGAGTACGTCGCCTCGTCACCGCGGGAGGCCGTTCGGCTGCGCGATCGACTCGTACCGCCTGCCACCCGCAAACGGCGAAGGCAGCGTCTCAAGCCCGCAGAGAGCGAGCGCGTGGAGCGGCTCGCGCGCGTGATGGCGCTGGCGGAGGAGGTGTGGGAAAGCCGGGAGGACGCTCGCCAGTTCCTGACGACCCCCCACGCGCTCCTCGACGGCGAGCGACCGCTCGACCTGGCGCAGAGCGAGCTCGGTGCGCGTCGGGTGGAAGAGCTGCTCTGGCGGCTCGAGTACAGCCTACCCGCCTGAGCGTGGCGGAGCCGCTCGTCGCATATCGGGTGTTCAAGGCGAAGCACCCGCCCTTCGACGGGGCCGGCGCCGCGTTGATCGGGGGACGCTGGAACACTCGCGGACGACCGCTCATCTATTGCGTCCGGTCGTACGCGGGTGCGTTGCTCGAGATCCTCGTCCACGCACAGCTGAGACGCCTACCCGGCAGACACCGATGTGTCGTGGTCGAGGTGCCCGATGACGTCTCCGTAGAAACGCTCGACCCGGCCAATCTCCCAGGATGGGAGGCCGAAGACCAGCGCGTGAGCCGAGCCTTCGGCGACCGCTGGCTTGCCGAGCACCGTTCCGCCGCGCTCCTCGTGCCGTCGCTCGTCGCCCGACCCTTCGAGCAGAACGTCTTGATCAATCCGGCGCACCGCGACTCGACTCGCCTCCGCGTCCCGCCGCCCGTGTCGGTCACATGGGACGCGCGGCTGTTCCGAAGCCGGCAACCGGACGTCGGGTGACGGCTCCCGGTCATCCGCGGCGAAGGGCGAGTAGGAATCGCCGACCGGGTATTCCTCCCCTATGCCACCCAACACGCTTGTTGGGGTCGCGAGCGGGAGTACAACCGAGGCCCCCGCTCAGCTCCCGCGCCCGAAGCGCGCCACGGCCTCGGCGTACGGGTCCGGCCGCTCGAGGCCGACCAGGTGCCCGGCGTTCTCGATCATGTGCACGCGCGCCCCGGGGATCTTCTCCGCGAAGAGGCGCGCGTAGAGCGGATCGACGAAGCGGTCGTGCGTCCCCCACACGACCAGCGTCGGCGCCTTGATGCGCGGGAGACGCTTCTCGAGCCCGTTCTCCGGGATCGGGAAGAGGAACTTGGCGGCGGTGCGGAAGCCGCGCACGAGGGAGATCAGGAACTCGACCTGCTCCTGAGTGCGGTCGTCCTTGTCGCTGAACAGGTTCGTGACCGCTTGCATCGCCTGCGCGGCGGGGCCGCTCTGATCGTGAAGGAGGTAGGGGACGAGCTCGTGCGGCATCATGCCGAACATGTCGGCGACGGGCGCCTCGTCGCGCCAGAGGCCGACGGGCGCGGCGAGCGCGAGGCGTCCGATCTCGCGGGGGCGGAGGGCGGCCATCTCCGCGGCGATCCAGCCGCCCATCGACTCGCCGACGACGTAGGGCCGCTGGAGGTCGAGGGCCTCCGTCACGTCGAAGCAGTGCAGCACGAGGTCGAGCTGGTCCTCGATGTGCTCGAGGCCCGACGACTGCCCGAAGCCGGGGAGGAGCGGCGCGAAGACGTGGTACTCGCGCGCCAGGAGGGGCAGCACGCCCTCCCACATGGGGACGCCGCCCGCGCCGTGCAGGAAGAGGAGCGGGGCGCCGTCGCCGGCGTCGAGCACCTCGATCGTCGGCCGGCCGGCCCCCAGCGGGATGACGCGCGAGCGCGGCGCGCTCATGCCGCCGCCGGGCGCTCGGCCTCGCGACGCGCCGCCTCGCTCTGGCTCCCCGGCGCCACGCGCTCGGCGCGGGGCAGCGGCTTCGGCGACCAGCGGTCCTCGTACTCGCTCCAGATGGGACGGAGGTGCGGCAGCACCTGGGTGGCCAGGAGGAAGGTCGAGCGGTTGGTCAGCTCGATCGGTGAGGAGCCGATGTGGCCGCCGATCGCGAGGTGCCCAACGCGCAGCGAACGGGCCAGCTCCTCGAGCTGCTGGCGGACGGTGGCGGGCGAGCCGGCCACGATGTAGCGCTGCTCGACCAGCTCCTTCCAGGTCTTGTTCTGCCCCATGTTCATGGTCGTGTTGCCCACCTGCGCGACGATGCCGGCTCGCATCGAGGCCTCGCTCACGTAGCCGGGGGCGCTCGCCATGCCGGGGTAGAGGTGGAGGCACTTGTTGAAGAAGTAGTCGACGTGCGGCCACCACTCGCGCTCGCACGAAGCGTCGGTGTCGCTGATACAGACCTGCTGGAAGAAGGCGCCGGCGTAGGGGTTCGGCTCCTTGCCGAGCGCCGCCAGGCGCTCCCAGTAGCCGTCCATCATCTTCTGCGCGCGCTTGTAGCCGCTGAAGGAGAGGTAGCTGTAGTTGTAGCCGTGCTCGGCGCAGAAGTCCCAGGTCTCGATCGAACCGAGGCCCGGGATCCAGATGGGGGGGTGCGGTTTCTGGATGGGCTGCGGCCAGAGGTTCACGTAGCGGAGCTTCGTGTACTTCCCGTTCCAGGCGAAGGGCTCGCGCTCTGCCCACGCCTTCAGGATCAGGTCGTGCGCCTCGCGGTACTTCTCGCGCACGGTCGCGGGGTTCTGGCCGTAGCAGTAGTTGATGTCCATCGACGTCCCGACCGGGAAGCCGGCGATGAGCCGCCCGCCCGAGATCACGTCGAGCATCGCGAACTCCTCGGCGACGCGCACCGGCGGGTTGTAGAGCGCGATCGAGTTGCCGAGCACCAGCAGGTTGGCGTTCGGGCAGCGGCGGGCGAGCGCCGCCGCCATCAGGTTGGGCGACGGCATCATGCCGTAACCGTTCTGGTGGTGCTCGTTCACGCCGATGGCGTCGAAGCCCATCTGGTCGGCGTACTCGAGCATGTCGAGGTACTCGTTGTAGAGCCGGTGGCCGCGCACCGGGTCGTAGAGGCGGTTCGGGATGTCGACCCAGATGCCGTGGTAGCGCTCGCGGAAGTCGGGCGGCAGCCAGCGGTACGGCATCAGATGGAACCAGCTGAACTTCATGGCGCCCTCCTCGGGGCCCGCTCGGGGCCGGGTCCGAAACGCGTGGCACAGGGCGCGGGCGAAGGCAAGGGCGTACAGGGTCTCTCAGGCGCCGTCGCGGAAGAACTCGACCAGCTCGTCGGCGCGCGCCTCCGCGTCGGCCCGTCCCAGCTCGATCAGGTGATGGGCGTAGCAGCGGTCGAAGTAGAGATAGGAGAGCAGATCCGCCTCGCCCGCGATGCCGTGCACGGCGTAGCGGATGGCGGCGTCGGAGAGCCACGCCCGGAGCCCGGCGCCGCCGCGGTGCGCCTCCAGGCACTCGGCCGCCATCACGGCCAGGTCCCGCGAGGGGAGGACGTAGACGTCCCGCACCACGCGGTAGGGCGTGCCGCGCATCTCCTCGATCACCTGGTTGATGCGACGGAGGAAGTCGGGACCGTAGGCGCGCGCGCCGGTGTCGAGGATCGCGTTCACGAGCCGGAGCCGGTCCACGTCGTAGTCGACGTGGTCCAGGAGGAGCGCGTTCAGCACCTTGCCGGCGAGGTAGGCGAGCGAGCTGTAGTTCGCCTCGCGATGCGGGGCGAGGGCCGCTTCCTCCGCGGGCGTGGGTGCGTGGCGGAGCCCGACGATGAGGAGCCGGTCGGCGCCCAGGCGCAGGGCCGGCGCGAGCGGCGTGTTCAGGCGGAGCCCGCCGTCGCAGAAGTAGGAGCCGTCGATCCGGGGCGCCGGAAAGAGGAACGGGATGGCCGCCGAGGCGAGCGCGTGCGCGGGCGCGAGCTTGGCGGGACGCGCCACCACGAACGGATCGCGCGCCCAGCGCCGCACGACGCCCTCGCGGTTGTCCACCCAGACGACGGACTTGCCGGTGCTGATCTCGGTCGCGGCCACGGCGATGGCGTCGATCTCGCCCGTCTCCACGCGGTGGCGCAGGTTTGCCCACGGGATGCTCTCGCGCACCAGGCGCTCGAGGGGCAGGGTGTCGAGAAGGCCCGAGAGCCGCTCGGGGATGGCGCCCTCGGGCGGCGTCTTCCGCTGGCCGAAGAGCCCCAGGAGGCGGAGCGGGATCCCCACCACGTCGCTTATCCCGACGCGGTAGACCCCAGCCACCTCGAGCGAGCGCCAGAGGTCGATGAGGCCCCGC includes these proteins:
- a CDS encoding DUF2384 domain-containing protein — translated: MTGARGVARILGGKAVLKREVRSLGDLQRLVANGLPVRTLDRTVEYVASSPREAVRLRDRLVPPATRKRRRQRLKPAESERVERLARVMALAEEVWESREDARQFLTTPHALLDGERPLDLAQSELGARRVEELLWRLEYSLPA
- a CDS encoding RES domain-containing protein gives rise to the protein MAEPLVAYRVFKAKHPPFDGAGAALIGGRWNTRGRPLIYCVRSYAGALLEILVHAQLRRLPGRHRCVVVEVPDDVSVETLDPANLPGWEAEDQRVSRAFGDRWLAEHRSAALLVPSLVARPFEQNVLINPAHRDSTRLRVPPPVSVTWDARLFRSRQPDVG
- a CDS encoding alpha/beta hydrolase, which translates into the protein MSAPRSRVIPLGAGRPTIEVLDAGDGAPLLFLHGAGGVPMWEGVLPLLAREYHVFAPLLPGFGQSSGLEHIEDQLDLVLHCFDVTEALDLQRPYVVGESMGGWIAAEMAALRPREIGRLALAAPVGLWRDEAPVADMFGMMPHELVPYLLHDQSGPAAQAMQAVTNLFSDKDDRTQEQVEFLISLVRGFRTAAKFLFPIPENGLEKRLPRIKAPTLVVWGTHDRFVDPLYARLFAEKIPGARVHMIENAGHLVGLERPDPYAEAVARFGRGS
- a CDS encoding LLM class flavin-dependent oxidoreductase, producing the protein MKFSWFHLMPYRWLPPDFRERYHGIWVDIPNRLYDPVRGHRLYNEYLDMLEYADQMGFDAIGVNEHHQNGYGMMPSPNLMAAALARRCPNANLLVLGNSIALYNPPVRVAEEFAMLDVISGGRLIAGFPVGTSMDINYCYGQNPATVREKYREAHDLILKAWAEREPFAWNGKYTKLRYVNLWPQPIQKPHPPIWIPGLGSIETWDFCAEHGYNYSYLSFSGYKRAQKMMDGYWERLAALGKEPNPYAGAFFQQVCISDTDASCEREWWPHVDYFFNKCLHLYPGMASAPGYVSEASMRAGIVAQVGNTTMNMGQNKTWKELVEQRYIVAGSPATVRQQLEELARSLRVGHLAIGGHIGSSPIELTNRSTFLLATQVLPHLRPIWSEYEDRWSPKPLPRAERVAPGSQSEAARREAERPAAA